CGATCACCGCTTTTCCGCCGCCGAAAACATTCGGCAAGCAGTTTGCGAACGATCAGCTCGCCTACGGCATCGAGGCCAAGCTGCCGCTCGATTTCAGTCTGCGCATCGCCGCCGAAGTTGACGCCGCCAGCGCAGCCGAACGCGCCTCGCGCTGGAACGCGCGCAATGTCGAACTACAGACCCTGCTGACTGCCTCGGCGGTGTATCGCAACATCCAGGCGCTGCACGGCAAGCGCAGCGCGCTGGAGGAAGAACTCAAGGCCCTGCGCAAGGCCGAAGCCACGGCGCGCAGTTCGTTCAAGGCAGGCTTGTCCACCCGCCTGAAGCTGCTACGGGTGCAATCCGGCGTGGAGAACGTGCGCGCGGGGCTGGCGGGCGTTGACGGCCAGATCGCCTCGCTCAAAGCCGATCTGGCCAGCCTGATGGGGCTCAATCACTGGGCGGGAAACGTCACGCCACTGACCACGCCGCCTGCGCACATACCGGCCGCTGTCGGCGTCGCCCCCTTCGTACAGGCGGCCGAACAGGCCGATGCCGCCACCGGCTACAAGGTGAGCGCGGCCAAACGCGCGCTGTTACCGCAATTTTTCATTGGCGCACGCTGGAACGAGAACGGCCGCAACGGTTTCAAGGACGATTTCTTTACCCGTGACATCCAGTTGGGCTTCAAATGGAATCTGTGGTCCGGTTTCGGCCAGGTCAGCAGCATCGACGCCGCACAGGCCGCCCACATCCAGGCCAGCGAAAAAGCCCGTGGTGCGCAACTGAAACTGGCCGCCATTCGCGCCTCGGCCCGCGCCCGCTGGCATGCCCAAGCCCTGGCCTGGGAGGCCAACCGGGCCGGTGTGGCTGCAGCCCGGGAAGCCGCCGATAGCGCGCAGGGGCAGTTCAAGGCCGGACTGCTGGCCGCCACTTCCCTGCTACAGGCCGAAGCGGCATTGTCCGGCTCCCGCGCCGCCGAAACCGCCACGCTGGCGCGCTGGTGGGAAGCCAACGATGCGCTGCGCTATGCCGAAGGACTGCCGCCCATGACCCTGTCGGCCCCCTCCAATTGACCGCGAAGTACCGGAGACACGCACCCATGCTGCACGACACCATTCGCTTTTCCGCCCCGAAACTGCTGGCCGCAAGCGCGCTCGGCCTGGTGCTGGCCGCGCCCCTCGCCCAGGCAGCGGACACGCTGACGCTGTACGGCAATATCGACATCCGCCAGATCAATCTGGCCTTCCGCGACATGGGCCGCATCAAGAACATCCGCGTGCATGAGGGCGATCCGGTCAAGGCCGGCGCAGTGCTGGGCGAACTCGATCAGGCCCGTTTTCAGGATACCGTGCACAAGGCCGAGAACGCGGTGGCGGCGCAGAAGGAAATCGTCGCCAAGCTGCTGGCCGGCACCCGGCCGCAAAAAATCCAACAGGCCCGCGAACACGTCACAGCGGCCAAGGCGGGCGTACAACTGGCCGAAATCACCCTCAAGCGCATTCGCTCGGTGGAACGCAAAGGCTATGTGCCGCCGGAAAAGCTCGATGAGGCAAAGGCCAAATACGATCAGGCCGTGGCCAATCTGGCCGCCGCCGAAGCCGGCCTGAATCTGGCTCTGCAAGGCCCGCAAACGCAAGACATCGCCGCCGCCAAATACAAGCTCGCTTCAATGGAAGCCGAGCTGGCCTTGGCCAAGCGCGTACAAACCGACTCCAGGCTCATCGCGCCCGCCGACGGCGTCGTCGAAAACCGCGTGCTCGAACCCGGCGACATCGCCAGCCCGCAAGCTCCGGCCTTGATTCTGGCGCTCAACAATCCGGTCTGGGCGCGCGCCTATCTGCCCGAACCGGCGCTCGGCAAGGTGCGCGAAGGCATGCGCGCCTGGATCGAGAGCGATTCCTTCCCCGGCAAGCGGTTCCCCGGCTGGGTCGGCTTCATTTCACCGACCGCGCAGTTCACGCCGCAGCCGGTGCAAACGCCGAGCGTGCGCACCACGCTGTCCTACCGCGTGCGCATCTATGCCTGCAATCCGGATGGCAAGCTGCGCCTCGGCATGCCGGTGACGGTCCAGATTCCCCTGAATCAGACGCAGCCGGTGCCCGCCTCGCAACAACGCTGCGCGCAATGAGACCATGAACAAGCCGGTGCTGGAATTTCGTCAGGTCGGGGCGCGCGAAGGCAAGCGGCGTCACGCCCGCTGGCCGCTGCGAAAACTCGATGTCGAGGTGGCCGACGGCGCGGTGCTGGGCGTGGCCGGCGTCGGCAAGAGCCTGTGGCTGGAACTGGCCTGCGGCTGGCGCGCGCCGGACGAAGGCCAGGTGCTCATTGCCGGGCATAGCAGCCTGCGCCTGCCGAGCGCTGTGGCCGCGGGCGTGATCTGGCTCGGCGAGGGTCAGCCCGTCTGGCCGCGACTGAAGGCCATCGAAGCGCTGGGCATACAGGCCGACCTGCATGCCGGATCAACGAACAAATCGGACTGGCAGGCGGCGCTGGAACAGGTCGACCTGGCCGCACGCGCCGGCACGCCCTGTCACCGCTTGACGCCCGGCGAAAAGACGCGCCTGCAACTGGCCCTGCTGTGGGCGTGCGCGCCCCGGCTCGTCCTGATCGATGCCGCCGTGCTCGATGTGGACGACGCGCTGGCGACCGCGCTCGCGCAGCGTATCGAAACCCTGGCGCAGGCCGGCACGGCCTTCGTGCTGGGGGTGACGCAGCCGCGCTGGGCCGAATCGTGCGAACGCGTGCTGTGGCTGCCGGAAGGCCGCGTCACCGACACCGCACAAGCATCCTCCCTGCAAGCGATGACCCTCGCGGTTTCCGGCGTGGAGCCCGCGCTGACGCTGGCAAAATCTGCCAACGCCCGCATCGTCTCCGGCGAGCCGGGCGCGGTGCGGCTCGTGAGCACAGGCTTCACGGCGTGGCCGGACGATGTAAAGCCTGCACCGCAAACGCCCACGCTGGGCGATGCTTTTGCCTGGCAGGCGCTGAAAAATGCTTCGAGCCCGTCCGCCACGGCCCGACAGTCCGGCACGGCGGAACCCTTGCTGCGGCTGACGCGGCCCGGCCTGCGTCCTCTCGACGCGGATGCTGCGGAGCGGGACGGCTTGCACTGCGCGCAGGGTGAGATCGTGGCGCTGACGGGCGCAGGCGCGAGCGGGCTGCTTGCCGCGCTCGTGGAAGGCCGGCGCCTGGAGGGCACGCAGGTCGAATTGTTCGGCCGCAAGCGCGCCGACTTCGCCCTGCGCCGCCGCCTTGGCTATCTACCGCCGCAGCCGCCGGCGCAGATGGATTACCCGGCCCAGGCCTGGTTGGGCTGGCGGGCTGGCGTGTTAGGGCTTTCGTCGAAACAGGCCAAAGCGCGCATCTCGGAGTGGAGCGCGCGGCTCGGTGTGCAGGCGGCCTTGCCGCGGCCGTGGGCGGAATTGCGCTTTGCCGAAAAACGCCTGCTGCAACTGCTCGCCGCCTGGCTGCATCAGCCGGCGCTGCTGCTTCTCGACCGGCCTTTTGCCGGCCTCGATCCGCTCGCCGCCGAGACCGTGCGTTCGGTCCTGCTGGCATGGGCGGCGCAGGGGGCGGGCATTGTCCATGTCGCCGCGCACTATGACGAAGTCTGGTTTGCGGATCGAGCGTATCAGCTGGAGCGGCCGGCCACGATGCCGCATGCGCCAAGGCAGGCCCAGGCATGAGCGCGCCGGCGATGAAACGCCTGCTCGGCAAGGAGCTGACCGAGGCCTGGCGCGATCCCGGCATGTGGCTCATCAATCTGGTGCTGCCGGCGGCGCTGATGCTGCTGATGGGCTACGGCATGCAGATGTTCGCCCATCGCGTGCCCCTTGCGGTGGTGGACGCCAACCCGAGCGGCGCCACCCAGTCCTTCCTGTCGGCCCTGCGCAACACGGATTATTTCACTTTGCGCGGATACCCGGATTTCCCGGCGGCGCGCCGTGCCGTGCAGGATGGGCGCACCTTCGGCGTGGTCTGGCTGCGCGGCGATTTCGCCCGCCGCCTGCAACTGGGGCAGCATCCCGAGATCGGCGTCTTCGTCAACGCGACCGACGCCAATCACGCACGCATCTCCGAAGGCTATCTCACCCTGGCCTGGCATGCCTGGGTCGAGCAGTACCTCGGCGATCACGGCCAAAAATTCCAGCCTCCCGTGGAGAGCGCCACCTTGCTCTGGTACAACCCGACCCTGAGTTCGCAGCGCTATTACATTCCCGGCGCCGTGGTGCTGATCATGACTGTGGTCGGCACCCTGTCGGCGCTGCTGTTGATGGCGCGGGAATGGGAGCATGGTGGCATGAAGCTGCTGCGCGCGAGCGGCGCGAAACTGCGGCAGGTATTTCTCGCCAAGCTGCTCACCGCCTTCCTGAGCACCTATGCCGGCCTGCTGGTGTGTGTGGCGCTGGCCGCCTGGCTGTTCCATGCCGCGCCGGTCGGCGGCTGGCTGCCGGTGCTCGGCTTTTCGGCGCTGCTCCTGCTGGCGCTCAACGCCATGGGGCTGCTGATCTCCGCCGGCACGCGCAATCAGGAAAGCGCGCTGCAGATTTCGCTGCTGGTCACCTTCCTGCCCGCCTTCATCCTGTCCGGTTTCGTGTTCGCGATCTATTCCATGCCGGCGGCGATCCGCCCCTTCACCGATCTCATCGCCGCGCGCTTCGGCATGCATGGCCTGCTGACGCTGTTCGATGCCGGCCACATCGGCACGGTGCTGTGGTGGAACGGTGTGGGGCTGGTGCTGCTCACGCTGGTATTCCTGCTGCCCGCCATGCGTAACGCCTTGCGCAGGAGCCGCTCATGATGCGCTGGCTGGCCGTCTTGCGTCTGGAACTGGCGCGCCTCATGCAAATGAAGAAAACCCGCATGGTGCTGCTGGCGACGCCCCTGATTCCGCTGATCGTGTTCGGTTACGGGGTCAATTACGATCTGACGCGCATTCCGTATGCGGTGTACAACGAAGATGCCGGTTATCTGTCGCGCGATCTGGTGGCGCGCTTCGCCGCCGACCCCACCTTTCATCGGGTGGCGCGCTTGCAGAACGACCGCCAGATCCGCCCGCTGCTGGATAAAAGGCGCGCAGCCTTCGTGCTGCACATCGACGCGAATTACACCCGCAATCTGCTCACGCACCGGCCCGCGCCGGTCGAAGTGCTGATCGACGCGCGCAACGCCACCGAGGCGAGCACCATCGAGTCCTATGTCAATCACATCCTGCTTGCCTACAACGCGCAGTGGGCGGTCGAGCACCACCATCCCCCCGCGCCCGCGCTGCTGGTGATCCACAACTGGTACAACGCCAATCTCGATTCGCGCTGGTTCATCCTGCCCGGCATCGTCGGCGTGCTCACCTTCGTGCTCACCTTGATGGTGACTGTGCCCAGCTTCGCCCGCGACCGCGAGCAGGGCCTGTTCGACAGCTACCGGGCGCTGCCGCTGCGCGCCTTCGATCTGCTGGTGGGCAAGGGCCTGGCGGGCATGGCGGTCGGCTTTCTGGGCGCGGCCTTCATCGCCCTGATGGCGGTGGTCTGGTTCGGCGTGCCGCTGCGCGGGAGCATCGCCGCGCTGTTCGTCGGCCTGCTGGTGTTCCTGTTCGCCGCCAGCGGCATGGGGCTGTGGGTCTCCACCCTGACCCGCACCCAGATGCAGGCCGCTTTCGGACTGTTTCTGCTGTTCGTGCCGGCGTTGCTGCTGTCCGGCTTCATCTTCCCCATCAGCAAACTGTCGGCGCCGGTGCAGACGCTGAGCCTGCTCGATCCGGTGCGTTACTTCCTCACGATCACCCGCGGCGTGTATCTGCAGGGCGCAGGCTTTGCCACCACCGGCCCGGCCATGGCCAGCCTCGCCGTGCTCGGTTCGGTCGCCTGGGTCGGCGCCTGGCTCACGCTCGCCGTGCAGATGCGCCCGCTCGGCTCTTTCAAGTGCGCCGATTGACGCTAATTAATTTATTGATCATTTAATTAATAATATTTATAATTAATGATATTCCATCCTTCGCCATGAAGTAACGCTTCATGACTTGCCACCATGTCAAACGCCTCCACAGCAAATCCCGATATCGATCTTGAAGAACGCGAGAAGCGGCGTTGGATGCTCGCTTCGACCGGCTTCAACAGTGCGCTCGGCCTGGCCAAGTTCGCCTGGGCCTGGTGGAGCGGCAGCCTGATCGTGATGGCCGACGCCGTGCACAGCCTGTCCGACGTCATCGGCGCCTTGCTGGTGTATGCCGCCGTCCGCTTTTCCACCCACCGTTCGGCCCGCTTCCCTCTTGGGCTGCACAAACTCGAGGACATGGCCGCGGTGCTCAGTGGCCTGGCCGTGCTCGCGGCGGCTTACGAGATCCTGCGCAGTGCATTCGATACCGGCCATGCGCCAGCGACTATGCCATTTTTGACCAGTGGCTTCATCGCCGTCCTCCTGCTGCTGCAAATCGCGTTTTATCTGGCCGAAAAAAAGGCGGCGGATCGCCTGGGCTCACCCGGCCTGCGCAGTGATGCGGTCAACTGGCTGGGCGATATCGGCGCGGGCGTGGTGGTCATCGTCGGCGTCATCGCGCACGGCCTGGGGATTCCCTATGCGCAGCAAATCGCCGTCGGCATCATCGTGCTGCTGATTCTGCATGGCGCCTGGGAAGTGCTTCGCGACGGCCTGCTGTCTCTGCTCGACGCGGCGGCCCTGGGTGAGGAACGCGAGCAGGTCATGCAGCTATTCGAGCATCATCCCGGCATACAGACCGTGCGCAACGTGATTCTGCGCCGCGCCGGCAGCGCGCTGTTTCTGGCCGCCACGGTCGAGGTCTTGCCGACCGGCCTGAAAGCCGCCCATGAGGTGATCGACCAACTCGAAACGGCGCTCAGAGCGAAGCTTCCGCGGCTGGAAACCATCGCCATTCATTTCGAGCCGGCCACTCAAGTGCGTTGTTGCTCGGTAAGCCTGTATGAAGAAAACAAACAAACGCTGACGCGTCGTTTCGGTCACGCCGCATGGCTACTCCTGGAGGAAAACGCTACCGACGGCAGCACACCACAGCAGGTATGGATCGCCAATCCCTACCGGGATGCCGCACGCGGCAAGGGCATCAAACTGGCCGCCTGGCTGATCCGCTTGAATGCCGAACGGGTACGCTTCGCGTCTGATACGCCGCTCGATCCAGCCCTGGCCGAATTGCTGGAAAGCGCCGGAATCACCCTGGAAATCGAAATGAACAGCACGGATCGGAAAACAGAGTTGCCAGTCAGGCAGTTATAATTCGAGCCCGTCCCTAATTACGAGGAAATCCAAGTATGCGTGACGCATCCATGGTGCCTTGCGCCCTGCAAGCCTGGCAGACCTACGAGCAGGAATTACATGGTTTCCTGCGCAAGCGCCTGCACACCGACCATGACGCAGACACCGCTGAGGATTTGCTCCACGACGTGTTCTTGCGCCTGATGCGCCAGGGCGGAAAATTCTGCGAAGTGGACAATGTCCGCGCCTGGCTGTTCCATGTCGCCCGCAACCTGCTGATCGACCATCAGCGCCGCCGCCATCCCACGGTCGAACTACCGGAAGAACTGGCCTGGGAGCCGGACGACCCGGCCCCCGTGGACAGCCTGGTGGCCTGTCTGCCGCGAGCGCTGGATTGTCTGTCGCCCGAGGATCGGGACGCGCTGATCCACTGCGATCTCGGCGGCCTTACCCAAGCCGAATACGCCGTGGCGCACGGCTTAAGCCTGCCCGGCGCCAAGTCGCGGGTACAGCGTGCGCGGGCACGCCTGCGCGAGACGCTGGTCGAATGTTGCGGCGTGCGTTTCGACGCGGATACCGGGCAAGTCTGTTGCCGAGTGCCGCCGCCACAACCTTGACCAGCGCGCACCTCCACTCTGGTGGTGCGCTTGCCGGATCTCTCCGCTCCAATCGGGTCGCGTCCTGCATGCCACCTCGCTCCACCCCATGTGCATGGAATCCGGACATTCCGCTGTTGCCGCCCGCAGCATGGATCGCCGCTCCATGGGATGCAATCACCGTGCATCCTTCGCGGATTTCCTGCGTCTACTTGCATACCCAGGCCTGAACCGGAGCCGCACTAAAGTCACAGCCCGCCGTTCGCGGGTCGGCTATCGTGCGGTGTCGCGTCGGATAGTGTTTTCACAAGGGATCTCAGAAGGGCGGCGTGTCGGCGATGACGGTCGACCGATGATATATCCCTTGGGGAATCAGGAGACCCGTGAGATCGGCGGTCGTTGTGAAACAGTCGGATTAAATATCGGTTCTGCGAGCACAAATCCATAAGGCCATGATCACGCAGTAAGACGCGGCGCTTAGGCGCTTCCAACCCAGTCGAGGAGCACACAGATAATGGATCCCAATACAAGCTACGACGTACTCATCATCGGCGGCGGCCCCGGCGGCACGCCGGCGGCCATGGCGCTGGCGCAGGCCGGCAAACGGGTCTTGCTGGTCGAGGCCGGGCACGGCCTGGGCGGCACCTGCCTGTTCGAGGGCTGCATCCCGTCCAAGATCTTCCGTGAAACTGCGGCCAAGCGGCGCGAACTGGCCTCGCTCGGCGATTTCGGTCTGCCCCTGCCGCAGACCGAGGGCATGTCGGTGAACTGGAGCGCGGTGCAGACCCGCAAACATCACATTCTCAGTGGCCGTGCGCAAGGCGCGTTAGCGAAGGCGCGGAGCTTGCCCGGGCTGGACGTCGTGTTCGGCCGCGCCCGCCTGACCGCTCCGCGCTCGGCCGTCATCGAAACCGGCGGCGAGCGGCGCGAGGTGGCGTTTGCCAACGCCCTGCTCGCCACCGGCTCGGTCGCCTCGCCCCTGCCGATTCCGGGGGCGGACCTGCCCGGCGTGCTCGACTCGACGGGACTGATCGAAATCGGCTTCGTACCCAAGTCGCTGGCCCTGATCGGCGGCGGTCCCATCGGTGTCGAAATGGCGCAGATCTTTGCCATGCTGGGCAGCCAGGTCACCGTGCTCGAAGCGGGACCGCGAATTCTCGGCCCGGTGGACGGCGTGCTCGCCGGCCTGCTGAGCGAGCGCTTGCGCGGCGAAGGCATCACCGTGGAGACCGGCGTGTCGGTCCAGGCGATCGAAGGCGAGGGGCAGCAGCATACCGTGCGCTACGCCCACGAGGGGCAGGTGCATACGGTCGAGGCGCAGGTCGTGGCCATCGTCGCCGGCCGTCATCCCAACGTGGACGGCCTCGGCCTGGAAACCACCGCCGTGCAGCACGACCGGCATGGCGTTAAGGTCGATGCCACCTTGCAGACCGACGAGCCGGGCATCTACGCCACCGGCGATCTGGTCGGCAATCCGATGTTCGCCCACTGGGCGACCGCCCAATCGCTTGCCGTGGCCCGTCATCTGCTCGGCGCACCGGCGGCTTTCCCGAACCCGGCGCACAACAGCGCGGTAATCTTCTCCTATCCGGAGCTGGGCATGGCCGGACTGACCGAAGACGCCGCCCACGCCGCCGGCCTCGAAGTGGCAGTGGCCGAATACGATTACCGCATCGACGCGCGCGCCCAGATCAGCGGCGACGCCTTCGGTCGCCTGCGCCTGGTCTATCGCAAGGACGACCGGCGCATCGTCGGCGTGCATGCGCTCGTCGAAGGCGCCGCCGATCTCATGGGCGAGGCCGCGCTGATCGTGCGCCACGGTCTGACTCTGGAACAGGTAGGCGCTGCGATTCATCCGCACCCCACCCTGACCGAGGCCTTCGGCCTGACGGCGCTCGGTGCGAAATAAGACCCGAAGGCGTGATGGACGCCAGGCGCGAACTCATCCGCACCTGGCGCCCAAAAACCATTGACACAACCAGACACTCCATTAGGCGAGGCGCTCTTGCCTGCCCCTTGTCTCGACATACAATCTATTCTCTCGCGGCAAGGTCTCTGTGAATCCAACGCTCCGCGCAGCCATCGCTTCGCCTAACGGATCGTCCGGGTTGAGAAACAAAATCCCTTGGAATTCAAACAAGGAGAGATAAATGCCCAATCGCAGATCCATGAAAACGCGGTCCCGACGCAGTCTCGTTTGGGCCTGTTTCATGATAATGGCTATGCCGGCAGGCAAGGCATGCGCCGCCTCAGCTTCGACTCCGGCTTACGTGGAAGGTTATGCGGCAGCTGTCTTGTTGTACAAATTGGGCTGGTCTGCCGGCAGTTACACGCTGAAACTCGAACATGGCATGGCATCCGTGATGCCGCCGAAAAACTGGACGGGCTCCAGCGAGAAACTCAGCACGATTCTCACGCATGTACCTGGCATAAGCTCGGTGAAAATCCTGTTGCCTCATGCACCCAAAGCACTGTCTGTAGTGACAGAACAGCCCCAGGACACATCCCCGCAGAGCGCCAACGACGGGCAATTCTTCCCCCGCGGCCTATTGTTCCGCCCCTTGCTTGCCGACCCGAAGCAGCCGAATTTCTTCGTCAGTGACCGCGTTTATCACATGCCCATCGGCACATTCAATATCGGCGCGGTGGGCTTCGGTGGCACTCTGGGCCTCTATCGCTGGAATCAGGGACCGTTCGGCGGACAGCTGCAGATTGACTTTCAGGCGGGGGAATTTTCCCAATTCGATCTTGTTCAGCCTGCGCCAATACTCGTCAATTCCGATTTCACTGTCGGCATCCCCCTGACCTGGCGGCGCGGGGCGAATTCACTGCGCATCGACTTCATGCACCAGAGCTCACATCTGGGGGCGGTTTATTACGCCCAGGTCCACCCTACCCATTTCACCCTGAGCTTCGAAAAACTCAGCGCGATCTGGTCGCATCAGTGGCCGCGCTGGCGGCTGTACGGCGGCGGCGGATTCCTGCTCTGGCCAGCCCCCAAAAGCCTCAAGCGACCCTATGTGCATACCGGGCTGGAATACCGGGGACCGCGCATTCTCTCCGGGTGGGCGCGGTTCGTGGCCGGCCTCGATATCAAGAACTGGTCGCAGGACGGTTGGCAGCCCAACACCAGCCTCAAGTTCGGCCTGGCCTACGCCGGCCCCGATCCCGCCGGTCGCCACTTGCGCATACTGGTCGAGCTCTATGACGGTCAGACCCCGAATGGCCATTTCGTCTACGAATACCGCATGCGCTATATCGGCATCGGCACGTATTTGGATTTCTGAGTCTGCTGTCCGCCAATCCTGACGGAACCCTTGGCCGGCGCACTTGCATGGCCGCATGAAGCCGGCGTTTGACCCCCCATAATCGATCCAGTAGGATGCCCGCGCCCATGTGGGCATCCATTTCGGGCTCTCTGGACGCCCCGGCCCAGAGCAGCTTCTGAGCCGCCGAAACCACTCCTGTGTTTCACACGCTGCCGTACATTTGCAGCGTTGCCCATACATTGATTTTCAATCGACCGAAGCACTGGCGCGAGACAGGAGACATTCAGATGCGCGATGCGTATTCCTTTTCTGAAATCAAGACCAACATCCTCAGCGGACTTTTGATTGCCTTGGCGCTGGTTCCGGAAGCGATTGCATTTTCTTTCGTCGCCCAGGTCCCGCTCATGGCCGGATTGTACGGCGCCTTTTTCATGGTGCTGATCACCTCGGTGCTCGGCGGTCGGCCGGGCATGGTCTCTGCGTTCAGTGGCGCCACCGCAGTCGTGATGACAGCCCTGATGATCCAATATGGCATCGAATACGTTTTCGCCGCTGTCGTTCTGATGGGCATCATTCAGATCCTCTTTTCCGTGGCCAAACTCAGCAAATACGTGCGCATCATTCCCCGTCAGGTGAACCTGGGCTTCATCAACGGGCTTGCGGTGGTCATTTTTCTGTCCCAACTGGATCGCTTCAAAGTGCCCACCCCGGGCGGTGGCGCAGAGCACTGGATGCATGGCCCTCAGCTCTACATCATGATCGGCCTGGTCATTTTGACCATGGCGGTCATCTATTTGCTGCCGCTGCTGACTCAAGCCGTTCCCGCCACCCTGATGGGTGCTCTGGTGACCACTTTTGTCGTCATCGTGTTCCACATCCCTACCACGACCGTGGGCGACCTGGCGCACCTGGCCGGCAACCTGCCATCTTTCCATGCCCCAGCGGTGCCACTGTCATGGCACACGCTGTATGTCATCGCGCCCTATTCCTTCATCCTTGCTGCCAACGCCCTGGTGGAAACGCTGCTCACCCTGAATCTCATCGATGAGATGACGGAAACCCGGGGCAAACCGAACCGGGAGTCTCTGGCGCAAGGTCTGGGGAATCTGGTCAGCGGTTTTTTTGGCGCCACCGGCGGCTGCGCCCTGCTCGGCGAAAGCATCATCAATGTGACCAACAACGCATTGCGCAGACTGTCGGGCATCACCACCGCCATCGCCCTCATGATCATCATCCTGTTTGCGTCGCGCTGGATTGAGCAGGTGCCCATCGCGGCGCTGGTGGGCGTGATGTTCGTGGTGGTGGAAAAGACCTTTGAATGGAGCAGTCTGCGGTTTTTCGGCAAACTGCCGGCCGCCGATGTCGCCATTGGCGTGCTCGTCGCGATCCTCACCATTTTTGTGAACATCGCTCTCGCCGTTCTTACCGGGGTCATCCTCTCCGCCCTGTTGTTTGCCTGGGAGCATGCCAAGCAACTGAACATACACGTGGTCGACGAAGAACCGGGGCAGCGAATCTACGCCGTGGAAGGCACCTTGTTTTTTGCCTCGGCCCATTCTTTCTCGGAATTGTTCAGCCCCAAGGATGATCCACAAACCGTGATCATCGATTTCAAAAAAGCGCGCATCATCGATCATTCGGCGATACAAGCCATCGATTCCCTGGCCGAACGCTACCAACGCCGGGGTAAAACCTTGCAGTTGAAGCACCTGTGCAGCGACTGTCGCGTACTGCTGACCAATGCCAAGGAACTCTGCACCTTCGATATCGATGACCCGAAGTATCACATTGCTGATGATCGGATTAACTAGGAGCCTGTCGGACCTGGAGGAGCGAAGCGAGGCGAGTGGGGAATGGTGACCAGTTTCTCGCTCTTTTGAGGATGAGTGGTTCTATTCGACGAAAAGAGCGTGGAAATGGGCCCATTACCCCACCGCCGCAGCCGATTCTTTCCCAGTCCGACAGGCTCCTAGCCCCCGGATGTTTCACAACGCGTGCTGATCACGCCGGATAGTGTTTTCACATGGGACACCGAAGGAACGGCGTATCGGTGATTACGGTCGACTGTGGCAATACCCCTTGTAGAATCAAGAGACCAGCGAGACCGGCGGCGCACTTGTGCCACCCATCGATCCCCGATAACGCCGGCTCGACCAGCGCGAACGGGCCGCTCAATCCCCCTCGCCCCTGCATCCTTTCATAACGCTTCACGTCATCGTAAAGGTCAATCCCTGACATGACTTGAGGAGCGTTTCGTGAACACAATACCTTTCGACGACTATCTGCGCCGCTTCGACTACGCGGAGCGGCTCGCCATGAAAATCCAGCTCGCCGAGATGTTCGATCTGTACGCCGAAGGCAAGGCGCAGCTCATCGACATCCGCTTTCGCGAGGAATATGCCGCCTGGAATCTCGGCATCGGCACGCACATCCCGCTCAACGAACTGCCCGACCGCCTCGGAGAACTCGACCGCGGCAAGACCATCGTGCCGATGTGTCCGCATTACGACCGCGCCGAAATTGCGCGTCTCTATCTCACCCTGCAGGGCTTCACTTCGCGCTATCTCACCGACGGCATGCTCGGCATCGTCAATGCCCTGCGCGGCGACAAGGCCCGCGACTACAT
This genomic stretch from Acidihalobacter ferrooxydans harbors:
- a CDS encoding dihydrolipoyl dehydrogenase family protein, producing MDPNTSYDVLIIGGGPGGTPAAMALAQAGKRVLLVEAGHGLGGTCLFEGCIPSKIFRETAAKRRELASLGDFGLPLPQTEGMSVNWSAVQTRKHHILSGRAQGALAKARSLPGLDVVFGRARLTAPRSAVIETGGERREVAFANALLATGSVASPLPIPGADLPGVLDSTGLIEIGFVPKSLALIGGGPIGVEMAQIFAMLGSQVTVLEAGPRILGPVDGVLAGLLSERLRGEGITVETGVSVQAIEGEGQQHTVRYAHEGQVHTVEAQVVAIVAGRHPNVDGLGLETTAVQHDRHGVKVDATLQTDEPGIYATGDLVGNPMFAHWATAQSLAVARHLLGAPAAFPNPAHNSAVIFSYPELGMAGLTEDAAHAAGLEVAVAEYDYRIDARAQISGDAFGRLRLVYRKDDRRIVGVHALVEGAADLMGEAALIVRHGLTLEQVGAAIHPHPTLTEAFGLTALGAK
- a CDS encoding rhodanese-like domain-containing protein, with the translated sequence MNTIPFDDYLRRFDYAERLAMKIQLAEMFDLYAEGKAQLIDIRFREEYAAWNLGIGTHIPLNELPDRLGELDRGKTIVPMCPHYDRAEIARLYLTLQGFTSRYLTDGMLGIVNALRGDKARDYMIRLGETR
- a CDS encoding cation diffusion facilitator family transporter; translation: MSNASTANPDIDLEEREKRRWMLASTGFNSALGLAKFAWAWWSGSLIVMADAVHSLSDVIGALLVYAAVRFSTHRSARFPLGLHKLEDMAAVLSGLAVLAAAYEILRSAFDTGHAPATMPFLTSGFIAVLLLLQIAFYLAEKKAADRLGSPGLRSDAVNWLGDIGAGVVVIVGVIAHGLGIPYAQQIAVGIIVLLILHGAWEVLRDGLLSLLDAAALGEEREQVMQLFEHHPGIQTVRNVILRRAGSALFLAATVEVLPTGLKAAHEVIDQLETALRAKLPRLETIAIHFEPATQVRCCSVSLYEENKQTLTRRFGHAAWLLLEENATDGSTPQQVWIANPYRDAARGKGIKLAAWLIRLNAERVRFASDTPLDPALAELLESAGITLEIEMNSTDRKTELPVRQL
- a CDS encoding SulP family inorganic anion transporter, with protein sequence MRDAYSFSEIKTNILSGLLIALALVPEAIAFSFVAQVPLMAGLYGAFFMVLITSVLGGRPGMVSAFSGATAVVMTALMIQYGIEYVFAAVVLMGIIQILFSVAKLSKYVRIIPRQVNLGFINGLAVVIFLSQLDRFKVPTPGGGAEHWMHGPQLYIMIGLVILTMAVIYLLPLLTQAVPATLMGALVTTFVVIVFHIPTTTVGDLAHLAGNLPSFHAPAVPLSWHTLYVIAPYSFILAANALVETLLTLNLIDEMTETRGKPNRESLAQGLGNLVSGFFGATGGCALLGESIINVTNNALRRLSGITTAIALMIIILFASRWIEQVPIAALVGVMFVVVEKTFEWSSLRFFGKLPAADVAIGVLVAILTIFVNIALAVLTGVILSALLFAWEHAKQLNIHVVDEEPGQRIYAVEGTLFFASAHSFSELFSPKDDPQTVIIDFKKARIIDHSAIQAIDSLAERYQRRGKTLQLKHLCSDCRVLLTNAKELCTFDIDDPKYHIADDRIN
- a CDS encoding sigma-70 family RNA polymerase sigma factor, which translates into the protein MRDASMVPCALQAWQTYEQELHGFLRKRLHTDHDADTAEDLLHDVFLRLMRQGGKFCEVDNVRAWLFHVARNLLIDHQRRRHPTVELPEELAWEPDDPAPVDSLVACLPRALDCLSPEDRDALIHCDLGGLTQAEYAVAHGLSLPGAKSRVQRARARLRETLVECCGVRFDADTGQVCCRVPPPQP
- a CDS encoding DUF1207 domain-containing protein, whose amino-acid sequence is MLYKLGWSAGSYTLKLEHGMASVMPPKNWTGSSEKLSTILTHVPGISSVKILLPHAPKALSVVTEQPQDTSPQSANDGQFFPRGLLFRPLLADPKQPNFFVSDRVYHMPIGTFNIGAVGFGGTLGLYRWNQGPFGGQLQIDFQAGEFSQFDLVQPAPILVNSDFTVGIPLTWRRGANSLRIDFMHQSSHLGAVYYAQVHPTHFTLSFEKLSAIWSHQWPRWRLYGGGGFLLWPAPKSLKRPYVHTGLEYRGPRILSGWARFVAGLDIKNWSQDGWQPNTSLKFGLAYAGPDPAGRHLRILVELYDGQTPNGHFVYEYRMRYIGIGTYLDF